A stretch of Henckelia pumila isolate YLH828 chromosome 4, ASM3356847v2, whole genome shotgun sequence DNA encodes these proteins:
- the LOC140866545 gene encoding homeobox-leucine zipper protein ANTHOCYANINLESS 2-like isoform X1 — MAIRSRALRHQHMPIVAISHPLPSVAVSRSQAQDTGVGAGQGEVARMGETFEFGNVGGRKMRDEEHESRSGSDIIDGASGDELDAANKPLMKKRYHQHTQQIQELEGLFKECPHPDEKQRMELSRRLCLVYRQVKFWFQNRRTQMKIFRRFTKASEGGES, encoded by the exons ATGGCCATAAGGTCTAGGGCTTTGCGACATCAACACATGCCCATCGTTGCCATTTCTCACCCCCTGCCTTCTGTCGCAGTCTCTCGCAGCCAAGCC CAGGATACAGGTGTCGGAGCTGGTCAAGGAGAGGTGGCGAGAATGGGGGAAACTTTTGAATTTGGTAATGTCGGCGGAAGGAAAATGAGAGATGAAGAGCACGAGAGTAGATCTGGGAGTGATATTATAGACGGAGCCTCAGGAGATGAGCTAGATGCTGCGAACAAACCTCTGATGAAGAAAAGATACCACCAACACACTCAGCAAATCCAAGAACTTGAGGG TCTCTTTAAGGAGTGTCCTCACCCTGATGAAAAGCAAAGAATGGAGCTTAGCAGAAGGCTTTGCCTGGTTTATAGACAAGTCAAATTTTGGTTTCAGAATAGAAGAACTCAAATGAAG ATTTTCAGAAGGTTTACAAAAGCTTCCGAAGGAGGAGAAAGCTAG
- the LOC140866545 gene encoding homeobox-leucine zipper protein ANTHOCYANINLESS 2-like isoform X2, whose amino-acid sequence MAIRSRALRHQHMPIVAISHPLPSVAVSRSQADTGVGAGQGEVARMGETFEFGNVGGRKMRDEEHESRSGSDIIDGASGDELDAANKPLMKKRYHQHTQQIQELEGLFKECPHPDEKQRMELSRRLCLVYRQVKFWFQNRRTQMKIFRRFTKASEGGES is encoded by the exons ATGGCCATAAGGTCTAGGGCTTTGCGACATCAACACATGCCCATCGTTGCCATTTCTCACCCCCTGCCTTCTGTCGCAGTCTCTCGCAGCCAAGCC GATACAGGTGTCGGAGCTGGTCAAGGAGAGGTGGCGAGAATGGGGGAAACTTTTGAATTTGGTAATGTCGGCGGAAGGAAAATGAGAGATGAAGAGCACGAGAGTAGATCTGGGAGTGATATTATAGACGGAGCCTCAGGAGATGAGCTAGATGCTGCGAACAAACCTCTGATGAAGAAAAGATACCACCAACACACTCAGCAAATCCAAGAACTTGAGGG TCTCTTTAAGGAGTGTCCTCACCCTGATGAAAAGCAAAGAATGGAGCTTAGCAGAAGGCTTTGCCTGGTTTATAGACAAGTCAAATTTTGGTTTCAGAATAGAAGAACTCAAATGAAG ATTTTCAGAAGGTTTACAAAAGCTTCCGAAGGAGGAGAAAGCTAG